In Wenyingzhuangia fucanilytica, the following are encoded in one genomic region:
- the fmt gene encoding methionyl-tRNA formyltransferase produces the protein MSKLRIVFMGTPDFAVTILDKVLQENYNVVGVITAPDKQAGRGRKIQQSAVKQYAVEKGLTVLQPTNLKAPEFQAELEALKPNLQIVVAFRMLPQSVWSLPEYGTFNLHASLLPDYRGAAPINWAIINGETETGTSTFFLDDKIDTGEIILQNKTNIAPNETVGELHDKLMHLGSDLVVETLELIEKGDVKTQKQAAHSDKLAYKIHTDTCKINWNQTSDKIHNHIRGLNPYPAAWTTLKNDDQEISVKIYGCEIIEEPHQLQPGSIVTDKKNIKVATLNGYIKINQLKLAGKKLMDAASLLNGYTFSDNANML, from the coding sequence ATGAGTAAATTAAGAATTGTATTTATGGGAACACCAGATTTTGCGGTGACCATTTTAGATAAAGTTTTACAAGAAAATTACAATGTAGTAGGAGTGATTACCGCCCCAGACAAACAAGCTGGTAGAGGTAGAAAAATTCAACAATCTGCAGTAAAACAATACGCTGTAGAAAAAGGATTAACTGTGTTGCAACCTACCAATTTAAAAGCTCCTGAATTTCAAGCAGAACTAGAAGCCTTAAAACCTAATTTACAAATTGTTGTAGCTTTTAGAATGTTACCACAATCTGTTTGGAGTTTACCAGAATACGGAACTTTTAATTTACACGCTTCTTTATTACCAGACTATAGAGGAGCCGCTCCTATTAACTGGGCCATCATTAATGGAGAAACAGAAACAGGTACTTCTACTTTCTTTTTAGATGATAAAATTGATACTGGTGAAATCATATTACAAAACAAAACTAATATTGCTCCAAACGAAACTGTTGGCGAACTACATGATAAGTTGATGCATTTAGGAAGCGATTTGGTTGTAGAGACATTAGAATTGATTGAAAAAGGAGATGTTAAAACCCAAAAACAAGCAGCACATAGCGATAAGTTGGCTTATAAAATCCACACCGATACTTGTAAAATAAATTGGAACCAAACAAGTGATAAAATTCACAATCATATTAGAGGTTTAAATCCATACCCAGCTGCATGGACTACATTAAAAAACGACGATCAAGAAATTAGTGTTAAAATTTATGGCTGTGAAATTATTGAAGAACCCCACCAACTACAACCAGGAAGCATTGTTACCGATAAAAAAAATATCAAAGTAGCTACTTTAAATGGATACATTAAAATCAACCAATTAAAGTTAGCGGGTAAAAAGCTAATGGACGCTGCTAGTCTATTAAATGGTTATACTTTTTCGGACAACGCAAACATGCTGTAA
- a CDS encoding HU family DNA-binding protein, producing the protein MNKSDLIDAIATDAGISKTAAKAALESVTNNVTSTLKDGGKVSLIGWGTWSVSKRPARDGRNPQTGATIKIAAKNVVKFKPGAGLSDAVN; encoded by the coding sequence ATGAACAAATCAGATTTAATCGACGCAATTGCAACGGATGCAGGAATTTCTAAAACAGCAGCTAAAGCAGCTTTAGAATCAGTAACAAACAATGTAACTTCTACTTTAAAAGATGGAGGAAAAGTTTCATTAATCGGATGGGGAACTTGGTCAGTATCAAAAAGACCTGCTAGAGATGGTAGAAACCCTCAAACTGGAGCAACTATTAAAATTGCAGCGAAAAACGTTGTTAAGTTTAAGCCAGGTGCTGGATTATCAGACGCTGTAAACTAA